A single window of Montipora capricornis isolate CH-2021 chromosome 14, ASM3666992v2, whole genome shotgun sequence DNA harbors:
- the LOC138032138 gene encoding myosin-6-like: MEKDAMNNLTTALPSTNYALPKKLREEDTGHKNGANYLPSKEKEDTGKDVVEVKDDSTKDEFEGEKMPIETATESKKTYSQKLNMLARKRIASQVPASYSSDEDELELLTTKLNQSSVKINQLEADYESALRERDEIHGELELAEHKIAETRELLHKTEDVNFETQDRVEALTSELRKYKANTKSTTKQIALLEATLEEERLKAVELKKDLARAQKRSDEVQKKAECDKREFEKKDNTIDELKASLEEYHVKTESLLDDISKLKEQIEKSEQQKKELEQRVSAAEKKAHDATVDSAQIAEENQKLSLEIEAFYVRLSEMQASYNESINARIDFECLAMALQQKVTKLQADLVEAKWTRMKSMSTAVALQNMSCIERMALFLRSKFVSAFHGVFSF; this comes from the coding sequence ATGGAAAAAGATGCGATGAACAATTTAACAACGGCTCtgccctctactaactatgctcTGCCTAAGAAACTAAGAGAAGAAGATACGGGGCACAAGAATGGAGCCAATTATCTTCCctcaaaggaaaaagaagataCTGGCAAAGATGTAGTTGAGGTGAAAGATGACTCAACGAAGGATGAGTTCGAGGGAGAAAAGATGCCGATCGAAACTGCGACAGAGTCTAAGAAAACTTACAGTCAGAAGTTGAACATGCTCGCGAGAAAACGCATCGCCTCGCAAGTACCGGCTTCTTACAGTAGTGACGAAGACGAACTGGAGTTGCTTACCACAAAGCTTAATCAATCTTCCGTAAAAATTAACCAGCTGGAAGCTGATTACGAGTCAGCTCTTCGTGAGAGAGATGAAATACACGGAGAACTGGAACTGGCTGAGCACAAGATAGCCGAGACGAGAGAATTGCTTCATAAGACGGAAGATGTGAACTTTGAAACACAGGATAGAGTGGAAGCTTTGACAAGCGAATTGCGAAAGTACAAAGCTAATACGAAAAGCACGACGAAACAAATTGCGCTCTTGGAAGCAACGCTTGAAGAAGAGAGATTGAAAGCTGTAGAGCTAAAGAAGGATCTTGCCAGGGCGCAAAAGCGAAGCGATGAGGTCCAAAAGAAAGCCGAATGCGATAAGagagaatttgaaaaaaaggataatACCATCGATGAACTTAAAGCATCTTTGGAAGAATATCACGTGAAAACGGAGTCCTTGCTTGACGATATCAGCAAACTTAAAGAGCAGATAGAGAAATCAGAACAACAAAAGAAGGAGCTGGAACAACGAGTGTCAGCTGCCGAAAAGAAAGCTCACGATGCAACAGTGGATAGCGCGCAGATAGCTGAAGAAAATCAGAAACTATCCCTTGAGATTGAAGCATTTTACGTGAGGCTGTCAGAAATGCAGGCCTCTTATAACGAAAGCATAAACGCAAGAATTGATTTTGAATGCCTGGCTATGGCACTGCAGCAAAAAGTCACTAAATTGCAAGCTGATCTGGTGGAAGCCAAGTGGACCCGAATGAAGTCAATGAGTACGGCGGTGGCTTTGCAGAATATGTCGTGTATCGAGCGCATGGCCCTTTTTCTCCGATCCAAGTTTGTTAGTGCATTTCACGGGGTTTTTTCATTTTAA